From a single Brassica oleracea var. oleracea cultivar TO1000 chromosome C5, BOL, whole genome shotgun sequence genomic region:
- the LOC106294181 gene encoding LOW QUALITY PROTEIN: exopolygalacturonase clone GBGA483-like (The sequence of the model RefSeq protein was modified relative to this genomic sequence to represent the inferred CDS: inserted 1 base in 1 codon) has protein sequence MVGLRRAKTVLLVLVVVISNTIATGAPLDPGPKGTAGSLDVKAAGAKGDGTTDDTAAFTAVWKTACEAPGPSTITVPKGDYLXEFLGPCKGPVTFEMSGNMKAPATVAAVKPNSGWVDFTNLADFTLNGNGAIFDGQGSLAWKANDCAKTGKCNSLPINIRFTGLTNSKIIGITSTNSKLFHMNVLNCKNVTLENIGIDAPPESLNTDGIHIGRSIGVNLIGAKVKTGDDCVSIGDGTENLIVENVECGPGHGIAVGSLGRYPNEQPVRGVTVRKCLIKNTSNGVRIKTWPGSPPGIASNIIFEDITMDNVSTPVLIDQEYCPYADCKAGVPSKVKLSDVTFKNIKGTSARKIAVKLICSVGTPCTNVALADINLVHNGPEGPAVGACANMKPVLTGQMIPPACTEIAKPGP, from the exons ATGGTGGGTTTGCGCAGAGCAAAGACGGTACTTCTTGTATTAGTAGTGGTTATTTCCAACACAATAGCAACCGGGGCACCCCTTGATCCAGGACCCAAAGGAA CCGCAGGATCACTTGACGTTAAAGCAGCAGGAGCCAAAGGAGACGGAACAACCGATGACACTGCG GCATTTACGGCTGTGTGGAAAACAGCATGTGAAGCACCAGGACCGAGCACGATTACAGTGCCAAAGGGTGACTATT GTGAGTTCTTAGGTCCATGCAAGGGTCCCGTCACTTTCGAAATGAGTGGCAATATGAAAGCTCCAGCTACGGTCGCTGCCGTTAAGCCTAACTCTGGATGGGTTGATTTTACTAATCTTGCTGATTTCACTTTGAACGGAAACGGAGCCATTTTCGACGGTCAAGGCTCACTCGCCTGGAAGGCCAATGACTGCGCCAAAACTGGAAAGTGCAACTCTCTCCCCATT AACATACGATTCACGGGTCTAACAAACTCGAAAATTATCGGCATAACATCAACGAACAGCAAACTTTTCCACATGAACGTTCTCAACTGCAAGAACGTAACTCTTGAGAATATTGGTATTGATGCACCTCCGGAGAGTCTCAACACCGATGGTATCCACATCGGAAGGTCCATTGGCGTGAACTTAATAGGGGCAAAGGTTAAAACCGGAGATGACTGCGTTTCCATAGGAGATGGTACTGAAAATCTCATTGTTGAGAATGTGGAATGTGGACCAGGACACGGCATTGCTGTAGGAAGTCTTGGAAGGTACCCTAATGAGCAACCAGTCAGAGGAGTCACCGTGAGGAAATGCCTCATCAAGAACACCAGTAATGGTGTTCGCATCAAGACATGGCCTGGATCTCCCCCCGGTATCGCCTCCAACATTATTTTTGAGGATATCACAATGGACAATGTTAGCACTCCTGTTCTCATCGACCAAGAGTACTGTCCGTATGCCGACTGCAAAGCTGGG GTACCATCTAAAGTGAAATTATCGGACGTGACTTTCAAGAACATTAAAGGCACATCAGCGAGAAAGATTGCGGTGAAATTAATCTGCAGCGTAGGCACACCTTGCACTAATGTTGCTCTTGCTGACATCAACTTGGTCCACAACGGTCCAGAAGGACCAGCTGTGGGGGCATGTGCTAACATGAAGCCTGTTCTCACCGGACAGATGATTCCACCTGCTTGCACTGAGATCGCTAAACCGGGTCCTTGA
- the LOC106295652 gene encoding heterogeneous nuclear ribonucleoprotein 1-like isoform X1 encodes MQSDNGKLFIGGISWDTNEERLKEYFSTFGEVIEAVILKDRTTGRARGFGFVVFADPAVAEFVITEKHHIDGRLVEAKKAVPRDDQNMVTRSNSSSIQGSPGPGARTRKIFVGGLPSSVTESDFKTYFEQFGTTTDVVVMYDHNTQRPRGFGFITYDTEEAVDKVLLKTFHELNGKMVEVKRAVPKEMSPGPARSPLGAGYSYGVNRVNNLLNGYAQGFNPGAVGGYGLRMDGRFSPVGAGRSGFANFGSGYGMNMNFDQGLPTGFTGGNGNLDYGRGMSPYYIGNTNRFGPGPAVGCEGGSGGGGGGGGNSSFFSSVTRNLWGNNGGLSYNNNNNNAANSNSNSNTYMGGGGSTSGNNNTLSGGPFGNWGAPGGGGGGNNAVGNENAKFGYGGNGESGFGYAARSIGPSKAAPSSSFSSASAGYDGAGLAEFYGNGAVYSDPTWRSPTPEAEGPASFSYGIGGGGGGGGPSSDVSARSSSPGYVGSYKRQPNRGEAPSR; translated from the exons ATGCAATCCGACAATGGAAAGCTGTTCATCGGAGGGATATCTTGGGACACCAATGAGGAACGTCTCAAGGAGTATTTCAGCACCTTTGGTGAAGTCATCGAAGCTGTGATCTTGAAAGATCGCACCACTGGTCGTGCACGTGGCTTCGGCTTTGTTGTCTTCGCTGATCCAGCTGTTGCTGAGTTTGTTATTACAGAGAAGCATCATATCGATGGAAGATTG GTTGAAGCCAAGAAGGCTGTTCCTAGAGATGACCAGAACATGGTAACTAGAAGCAACAGCAGCAGCATCCAAGGATCACCTGGTCCAGGAGCTCGGACAAGGAAGATATTCGTCGGAGGGCTACCTTCCTCCGTCACAGAGAGCGATTTCAAGACCTACTTTGAGCAGTTCGGGACAACAACAGACGTGGTTGTTATGTACGACCACAACACACAAAGGCCTAGAGGTTTCGGATTCATAACTTACGACACCGAGGAGGCGGTTGATAAAGTGCTGCTCAAGACGTTCCATGAGCTCAACGGTAAAATGGTTGAGGTTAAGAGGGCTGTGCCGAAGGAGATGTCTCCAGGTCCAGCTCGTAGCCCTCTTGGTGCTGGCTACAGCTATGGTGTTAATAGGGTTAATAACCTCTTGAATGGATATGCTCAAGGGTTTAATCCGGGTGCGGTTGGTGGCTACGGGCTTAGGATGGATGGCCGGTTTAGTCCGGTTGGTGCTGGGAGAAGCGGGTTTGCGAATTTCGGTTCTGGCTATGGGATGAATATGAACTTTGATCAGGGGTTGCCCACAGGGTTCACTGGAGGTAATGGAAACTTAGACTATGGGCGAGGGATGAGTCCTTACTACATTGGGAACACGAACCGGTTTGGTCCTGGTCCTGCTGTTGGTTGTGAAGGAGGCAGTGGAGGAGGAGGAGGAGGAGGAGGGAACTCGTCCTTCTTCAGTTCGGTTACAAGGAACCTATGGGGAAACAACGGTGGTCTTAGCTATAACAACAACAACAACAACGCTGCAAACTCAAACTCAAACTCCAATACATACATGGGAGGAGGAGGATCAACAAGTGGGAACAACAACACGCTTAGCGGCGGGCCGTTTGGAAACTGGGGTGCTCCTGGAGGTGGAGGTGGAGGAAACAATGCTGTTGGTAACGAGAATGCGAAGTTTGGTTATGGAGGAAACGGTGAATCTGGTTTTGGGTATGCAGCAAGGAGCATAGGGCCTAGCAAGGCAGCACCGTCGTCTTCCTTCTCTTCTGCCTCGGCGGGTTATGATGGAGCAGGACTTGCAGAGTTTTACGGAAATGGTGCAGTGTATAGTGATCCCACTTGGAGATCACCAACTCCTGAGGCAGAAGGGCCTGCTTCTTTTAGCTATGGGATTGGAGGAGGAGGAGGAGGAGGAGGTCCTTCTTCTGATGTGTCAGCTAGAAGTTCATCTCCAGGTTATGTTGGCAGTTACAAGAGACAACCAAACAGAG GCGAGGCTCCATCAAGGTGA
- the LOC106295652 gene encoding heterogeneous nuclear ribonucleoprotein 1-like isoform X2, producing MQSDNGKLFIGGISWDTNEERLKEYFSTFGEVIEAVILKDRTTGRARGFGFVVFADPAVAEFVITEKHHIDGRLVEAKKAVPRDDQNMVTRSNSSSIQGSPGPGARTRKIFVGGLPSSVTESDFKTYFEQFGTTTDVVVMYDHNTQRPRGFGFITYDTEEAVDKVLLKTFHELNGKMVEVKRAVPKEMSPGPARSPLGAGYSYGVNRVNNLLNGYAQGFNPGAVGGYGLRMDGRFSPVGAGRSGFANFGSGYGMNMNFDQGLPTGFTGGNGNLDYGRGMSPYYIGNTNRFGPGPAVGCEGGSGGGGGGGGNSSFFSSVTRNLWGNNGGLSYNNNNNNAANSNSNSNTYMGGGGSTSGNNNTLSGGPFGNWGAPGGGGGGNNAVGNENAKFGYGGNGESGFGYAARSIGPSKAAPSSSFSSASAGYDGAGLAEFYGNGAVYSDPTWRSPTPEAEGPASFSYGIGGGGGGGGPSSDVSARSSSPGYVGSYKRQPNRGIAT from the exons ATGCAATCCGACAATGGAAAGCTGTTCATCGGAGGGATATCTTGGGACACCAATGAGGAACGTCTCAAGGAGTATTTCAGCACCTTTGGTGAAGTCATCGAAGCTGTGATCTTGAAAGATCGCACCACTGGTCGTGCACGTGGCTTCGGCTTTGTTGTCTTCGCTGATCCAGCTGTTGCTGAGTTTGTTATTACAGAGAAGCATCATATCGATGGAAGATTG GTTGAAGCCAAGAAGGCTGTTCCTAGAGATGACCAGAACATGGTAACTAGAAGCAACAGCAGCAGCATCCAAGGATCACCTGGTCCAGGAGCTCGGACAAGGAAGATATTCGTCGGAGGGCTACCTTCCTCCGTCACAGAGAGCGATTTCAAGACCTACTTTGAGCAGTTCGGGACAACAACAGACGTGGTTGTTATGTACGACCACAACACACAAAGGCCTAGAGGTTTCGGATTCATAACTTACGACACCGAGGAGGCGGTTGATAAAGTGCTGCTCAAGACGTTCCATGAGCTCAACGGTAAAATGGTTGAGGTTAAGAGGGCTGTGCCGAAGGAGATGTCTCCAGGTCCAGCTCGTAGCCCTCTTGGTGCTGGCTACAGCTATGGTGTTAATAGGGTTAATAACCTCTTGAATGGATATGCTCAAGGGTTTAATCCGGGTGCGGTTGGTGGCTACGGGCTTAGGATGGATGGCCGGTTTAGTCCGGTTGGTGCTGGGAGAAGCGGGTTTGCGAATTTCGGTTCTGGCTATGGGATGAATATGAACTTTGATCAGGGGTTGCCCACAGGGTTCACTGGAGGTAATGGAAACTTAGACTATGGGCGAGGGATGAGTCCTTACTACATTGGGAACACGAACCGGTTTGGTCCTGGTCCTGCTGTTGGTTGTGAAGGAGGCAGTGGAGGAGGAGGAGGAGGAGGAGGGAACTCGTCCTTCTTCAGTTCGGTTACAAGGAACCTATGGGGAAACAACGGTGGTCTTAGCTATAACAACAACAACAACAACGCTGCAAACTCAAACTCAAACTCCAATACATACATGGGAGGAGGAGGATCAACAAGTGGGAACAACAACACGCTTAGCGGCGGGCCGTTTGGAAACTGGGGTGCTCCTGGAGGTGGAGGTGGAGGAAACAATGCTGTTGGTAACGAGAATGCGAAGTTTGGTTATGGAGGAAACGGTGAATCTGGTTTTGGGTATGCAGCAAGGAGCATAGGGCCTAGCAAGGCAGCACCGTCGTCTTCCTTCTCTTCTGCCTCGGCGGGTTATGATGGAGCAGGACTTGCAGAGTTTTACGGAAATGGTGCAGTGTATAGTGATCCCACTTGGAGATCACCAACTCCTGAGGCAGAAGGGCCTGCTTCTTTTAGCTATGGGATTGGAGGAGGAGGAGGAGGAGGAGGTCCTTCTTCTGATGTGTCAGCTAGAAGTTCATCTCCAGGTTATGTTGGCAGTTACAAGAGACAACCAAACAGAG GAATTGCTACTTAG
- the LOC106295719 gene encoding thymidine kinase-like → MATLKASVLLSDISKDEGHLGSGAIHVITGPMFSGKSTSLLRRIKTEISVGRSVAMVKSSKDTRYAKDSVVTHDGIGFPCWALPDLMSFPERFGQDAYDKLDVIGIDEAQFFGDLYEFCCKVADVDGKTVIVAGLDGDYLRRRFGAILDIIPIADSVTKLTARCEVCGQKGFFTLRKTCDTRIELIGGADVYMPVCRKHYVNNQIVINASKKVLDSDKERAESCVDTVAAMV, encoded by the exons ATGGCGACTCTCAAAGCTTCCGTTTTGCTCAGTGACATCTCCAAAGATGAGGGACATCTCGGATCCGGTGCCATTCATGTTATCACGGGTCCTATGTTTTCCGGGAAATCCACATCTCTCCTCCGCCGAATCAAGACAGAGATCAGTGTCGGAAG AAGTGTTGCGATGGTGAAATCGAGTAAGGATACGAGATACGCCAAGGATTCAGTGGTGACGCATGACGGAATCGGATTCCCTTGCTGGGCTCTTCCAGATCTCATGTCGTTTCCCGAGAGATTCGGACAAGATGCTTACGACAAG CTTGATGTGATTGGTATTGACGAGGCACAGTTCTTCGGAGATCTTTATGAGTTTTGCTGCAAAGTCGCTGATGTTGATGGCAAAACTGTTATTGTTGCAGGCCTTGATGGTGATTATCTAAG AAGGAGATTTGGTGCTATTCTTGATATTATACCAATAGCTGATTCTGTGACGAAGCTAACCGCGAGGTGTGAGGTTTGTGGACAGAAAGGTTTCTTCACTCTCAGAAAGACTTGTGACACCAGAATCGAGCTGATCGGTGGAGCTGATGTCTATATGCCTGTTTGTCGTAAGCATTATGTCAATAATCAAATTGTCATCAATGCTTCAAAGAAAGTGTTGGATTCTGACAAGGAAAGAGCTGAATCCTGTGTGGACACAGTTGCCGCTATGGTCTAA
- the LOC106295718 gene encoding protein DGCR14-like has protein sequence MFLSPGHSPRHLSSPSPSSYSDDGLRTSSKIPPRNPRKRMRVLDEDAYVAAIEKIIERDYFPDISKLRDRLDWIQAVKTRDPIQIRDAQLKIIERRGKKANHHGGDTVGDKTQTPGSTFLRSFTPLDEFDGSKTPREVQVVVADDGDGGVDVSNMSLDQFFRRHTSEDNDSFSNILEKVNKRKKEKYGYLLESGDVIEDVKRDRITDGYGTSYQPPSTLQGWKYTAKNLLMYHPADRGEWPLTQEERAVRLAGLTKEIVKANTRFQGKTMDCRPREDGSVEILYTPIAGSSPMLQVRDRDKSKRYDLDDLRKTPNPFYVESDKKAGNGYSFVKTPSPAPGLDESPFITWGEIEGTPMRLDSEDTPLDIGGSADGPHYNIPSAPARDVRAHSLSRDASRRLRERSNSMFKKPPLPPSPYHRSGSASPNVRTLSPAAQKFFRRAIRKSSSAVDESLRASYRGASPGAVTPKSVSRFGKDRITPGSRSP, from the coding sequence ATGTTTCTATCGCCTGGCCACTCTCCACGTCACCTATCTTCTCCGTCTCCGTCTTCTTACTCCGACGACGGTCTCCGCACCTCCTCAAAGATCCCACCTCGAAACCCTAGAAAGCGGATGAGAGTCCTCGACGAGGACGCCTACGTCGCAGCCATCGAGAAAATCATCGAGCGCGATTACTTCCCCGATATCTCCAAGCTCAGGGACAGGCTCGATTGGATCCAGGCGGTTAAAACCCGCGACCCGATTCAGATCCGAGACGCACAGTTAAAGATCATCGAGAGGCGTGGGAAGAAAGCTAATCATCACGGTGGGGACACGGTGGGTGATAAAACTCAAACACCTGGATCTACTTTCTTGAGAAGTTTCACTCCTTTAGATGAGTTCGATGGTTCTAAGACTCCTAGAGAAGTACAAGTAGTAGTTGCTGATGATGGAGATGGTGGTGTAGATGTTAGTAATATGTCGTTAGACCAGTTCTTTAGGAGGCATACAAGTGAGGACAACGATAGCTTCTCGAATATCTTGGAGAAGGTTAATAAGAGGAAGAAGGAGAAGTATGGCTATCTTCTCGAAAGTGGTGATGTGATTGAGGATGTAAAGAGAGATAGGATTACAGATGGTTACGGTACTTCTTATCAGCCACCGAGTACGTTACAAGGATGGAAGTATACAGCGAAGAATCTTCTCATGTACCATCCAGCTGATCGAGGGGAGTGGCCACTGACACAAGAGGAGAGGGCTGTGAGGCTAGCTGGACTGACCAAGGAGATTGTTAAGGCCAATACACGTTTTCAGGGGAAGACGATGGATTGCAGGCCGAGGGAAGATGGTTCTGTTGAGATTCTCTACACTCCTATCGCAGGCTCTTCCCCTATGCTGCAGGTTAGGGATAGAGACAAGTCCAAGAGGTATGATCTTGACGATCTGAGGAAGACTCCGAATCCGTTTTATGTGGAGTCGGATAAGAAGGCGGGCAACGGGTATAGTTTCGTCAAAACGCCGTCTCCTGCCCCTGGTCTGGACGAATCGCCTTTTATAACGTGGGGGGAGATCGAAGGGACGCCGATGCGGTTAGATTCAGAGGATACGCCTCTTGATATCGGCGGTAGCGCTGATGGACCGCACTACAACATTCCCTCCGCGCCTGCGAGGGACGTGAGGGCGCATTCATTGTCGAGGGACGCTTCGAGGAGGCTGAGGGAGAGGTCGAACAGTATGTTCAAGAAGCCTCCGTTGCCGCCGTCTCCTTATCATAGGAGTGGAAGCGCGAGTCCGAATGTGAGGACGCTTTCGCCCGCTGCTCAGAAGTTTTTCAGGCGGGCGATAAGGAAGTCTTCTTCTGCTGTTGATGAGAGCCTTCGTGCGAGTTACCGTGGAGCGAGTCCTGGCGCTGTGACTCCTAAGAGTGTGTCGAGATTTGGGAAAGATAGGATCACCCCGGGTTCAAGGTCGCCTTGA
- the LOC106293461 gene encoding exosome complex component RRP42-like, producing the protein MVACSVGEQHFLKGGIAQELRTDGRKRLTYRHTYVETGVIPQANGSARVRIGGTDVIASVKAEIGRPSSLQPDKGKVAVFIDCSPTAEPTFGGRGGEELSSELALALQRCLLGGKSGAGAGINLSSLLIKEGRVCWDLYIDGLVISSDGNLLDALSAAIKAALTNTALPKVQVSAEVADDEQPEIDISDEEYQQFDTSSVPIIVTLTKVGEHYIVDATEEEESQMSLAVSISVNRAGHICGLTKRGGSGLDQSVILDMISVAKHVSETLMNKLDSKISAAEACEDES; encoded by the exons ATGGTGGCGTGTTCTGTTGGGGAGCAACACTTCCTTAAAGGTGGGATTGCTCAGGAACTTCGAACTGATGGTCGGAAAAGATTGACTTACCGTCATACCTACGTCGAAACAGGTGTTATTCCGCAG GCTAATGGTTCAGCGAGAGTTAGGATAGGTGGAACTGATGTGATTGCCAGTGTAAAG GCTGAGATTGGGAGGCCAAGTTCGCTCCAACCTGATAAAGGAAAGGTTGCTGTTTTCATTGATTGCAGTCCAACAGCAGAACCTACCTTCGGG GGGAGAGGGGGTGAGGAATTGTCTTCTGAGCTTGCTTTGGCTCTTCAAAGATGTCTTTTAGGTGGCAAAAGCGGAGCAG GCGCTGGGATAAATTTATCTTCGCTTTTGATCAAAGAAGGAAGAGTCTGCTGGGACCTTTATATAGATGGGCTTGTCATTAGCTCTGATGGCAATCTATTGGACGCACTGAGTGCTGCCATTAAG GCTGCTTTAACCAACACGGCTCTACCAAAAGTCCAAGTTTCAGCTGAAGTGGCGGATGATGAGCAACCAGAGATTGACATCAGCGACGAAGAGTATCAACAGTTTGACACTTCCAGTGTCCCAATCATAGTCACGTTAACTAAA GTGGGAGAGCATTACATAGTTGATGCAACAGAGGAAGAGGAGTCTCAGATGAGCTTAGCTGTGTCTATATCCGTGAACCGGGCGGGCCATATATGTGGGTTAACCAAAAGAGGCGGGTCTGGTTTAGACCAGAGCGTCATCCTTGACATGATCTCTGTGGCCAAGCATGTGTCAGAGACTCTGATGAACAAGCTTGATTCTAAGATTTCAGCTGCAGAGGCCTGTGAAGACGAGTCTTGA